The sequence AAAGCCTTTAAGGAAACTTTTGGTATAAATCCCAAGGCATTTGCAAAGGGAAAAGCAAAGAATTTCTAATTCATTGCTCCAGCCTGATTTTATTACTTCGTTCATGTCATCTATGGTGACCGGTTTTTCCGGTTTCGGCACAATACCTTTAAGTTTTTGGTTGGTAAAAAGCAAGTTCTTATCAGTATCAGTTTCGGGATGGTTGTCTTGCCGGAACCGGACGGCCCCACGAGCGACGTGAGCTTTCCGGCCGGTATGGAGAGTACTTTAACTATTTTTTTCAGGCTTGCCGTGCTTGAACCGGAAGTGAATAAGCCTTGCCCACCGTTTGCCCAGGGGGGTAAACCGCAACAAGCCGACCAAGCCCCAGCGTTTGGTATGGCGATTGAAATGCGAGTACTCTTTAATCATGTCAATACCCAGATTCCAATCATACAGTTCGCTGATCTTCCCCACCCCCCACTTAAACCTTGCATTTGTCTGGGAGACTGATTTGTGATGTTTTATAGAAACCTTTGTCGAAAATTTCGGCATGGTATCGGTAACGACTTCAGCTTTGGGAAAGCGGGCCTTGATTAGCCCGAACAGCTCTTTGATCTGATTTTCCTCAAAGTACATCAGTACCCCTTCGGCAACAATAAGCACATTGCCGTTTTTTTCACCCGCGACACCGGCAACCTCATCCAGCCAGGTGTAATCAAAGACTGATTTTTCGATATACCTGTAACGCGGTGGACAGGCAGAGACGAATTTTTTCCGCAAGTCAAGCGCTTGCGGGACATCCAGCTCAAACCAGGTGACCGAACCGTTATCCAGACGCTGGAACCGGGTGCACAGCCCGGCGCCTATGTTAACAATTACCCCTTCCGGATTCTCTTTGAGAAACCGGGATACGATCTCGTCAAGAATTTCGGTACGGACCGCGACACCCACAACGGACAGGCGGTCCTTGTCGAATTTCTCGAAATTGTAGATCATTTTGCCGACCCAGTCCTGGGCGAATGTATCGGTTATGATACCGTCATTGCGGGCGCTCTCCTTGGCCCGGAAATAAACGGTAAGCAAGAGTGTTTCTGAAACACCCCCCATATCGACTTTTGTCTTAACGCCTTTTGGCATATTTGTTTTCTCCATAAGCACCTGTTAGAAATAATAAGCAATGCCTACGCCCAGCACACACCCCCTGGAAGCGCCGCCGATGATGACATCGCTGCCGTCGATGACCGATGTGCCCAGATTGTGTCCATACAGGTCATATATTTCATCCAGAAGATTGTCTGCCCAAAGGTAAACTTCCAGATGCTCGCTCATGATGCCCAGGCGCAAATCCAGCTTGTTGTAGGCATCGAACTCGAAACTGTTGGCCGCGTCGCCCTTTCTTTCACCCACATACCGGTTGGTGACGGATGTATAGAACGAAGGCGACATTATTCCCCAGAAGGGCGGCAAGGCAAGGGTGTAAAAAATGGAAGCCGTTGCATTCCAATTGGGCGCGCAAGGTACATCGTTTCCCTCCCTGACATCCACGGAGGTTGCGGGAACGCCCGTGATCCGGGCATCCGTATAACCGCCGCCCAGTGTGACGGCAAACCCGTTTCCCGGTTTCCAGAACCCTTCGAGTTCTATCCCTTTGGTTTCGGTATCGTTGTTGTCGACCATGTTGGACATAGTGGTCAGATCAAGATAGGTTACATGGTCATCCTTGATGTCATTGAAAAACAGTGCCAGATTGACGCCGGCTTTTTTATTTGCTGTTTCCAGCTTCATGCCCAGTTCATAACTGTTTATCTTTGCTGCATCTACGACCAGATCATCATGCTCCCCGGTATATATGTAACCTGTTGCAAAATCCTGGTAAGCTTGTGCCTTATACCCCCTGGCATAGGTAAAATAGGTATTTGCATTGTCAGTGACGGCATAGCTGACAGAGGCACGGCCAGTGATAAAAGAGGAATCCCTCTCGTCTGAATCAGAGGCCGGGCCGTAATAGGCAGCGTAAGGATTGGTGTCTGCCGGTGTCCAGTCGGATTCGTATTCCTTTTTGTCCCAGGTATAGCGAAGACCACCGGTCAGTTTGAGCCGGCTGGTCACAGGATAGGTGATTTCGCCGAAGATCGCGTAATCCGTGGTTTTAAAGTTGGAGTCAATGATTCCATTCATTGCCATGTAATTTATAGCATGCTCATTGTCATAGCTGTGGGTCAGGTCCCTGTCGGAGTGGTAAACATTGACCCCGGTCACCCAGAAAACCTCATCTTTCGGCCTGGAGGACACACGAAGTTCCTGATAAAAGGTGCTTGCGCTCTGTTCCCGCAAGGTCTTGTCACCTTCGGTAACATCCATTCCCAGAAGGGCATTGGCAAGGAATTTGTCATACAGGAGACGATCTTCGGTACTGTCCATTTGGGTATAACCTGTCACCGAGGTGAATATCATATTGCTCAATTCGTGAGTGACATTCAATGTGGCCCGCTGACTGTCCCTGTTTGCTTCAAGGCTGCCCTCCGGCATGTCAATTATCTGCTCATCGTCATAAGGTGCAAGCAGCATTGCCTCGGTCCTGTCATTTTTTTCTTCATATCCCAGTGTCAAGGTCGCCTCGGTTTTGTCCGTGGGTTCCCAAAGCAAGACACCTCTCACAGCGGCGTCCCTGGGCTCGCTGATCGGTTCTCCTGTGCTGTAATATTCGACCTGATTGTCGTAACCCGCGTATTTAGCGGCAAGACGTACGCTCAGCGTTTCGGTCATTGGGCCGCTTGCCGCCGCCTCCAGGTCAAAGCTGTTTTCCGTTCCGTATTCACCTTTGATATAACCTTGTGCATGCCTGGTCGGCTTTTTGGTAATGATGTTGACGGCACCGGCCTCGCTGTTTCTCCCCATCAGGGTCCCCTGGGGCCCTTTCATGACCTCTACACGTTCTATATCCATGACAGACATGGTTGCCATGCCCAGGGACTGGGGGACCCCGTCCAGATTGATCAACACCGAGGTGTCATCCTGGCCGATCTGATAAAGCGAGCCAACACCTCTGATACGAATGATATCCGTGTTCAAGGCGCCGTAAGTGACAATCTCAACGCCCGGTGTCTGCCTGAGCGCATCCTCGAAACTTTTCAACCGTCTGTTTTCCAGTTCAGTGCCGCCGATCACCGTCAGACTGAAAGGCACGTCCTTTGCGGACTCCTCAGCTTTTCTCGCCGTAACGGTTATGGTTTCCAGTGATTCGGTCTTCTGTGTTTCATCTTTTTGGGATTCACAGAACGCTTCCGGGACAAGCAGCATTGCCAATGCAAGGATCATTATAATATGCAATCCCTTATGTAGAGATTTTTTCATTCGTTCCTCTCCTGATGTTAATATTTTTTTGACACGCCTAATAAATACTGCTAATTAAAATTCTATTAGCATTAACTACCACAACCGGTGTGAAGGTGCTTGCGTTTGATCCATTATTTTTTGCGTTTGATCCATTTTGCAGTGTAGTGGTTTTGTATGATGTCAATTTATATTTATATGCAGGAGATAACAGACGGTTCCTTTTGCTGGGAACATGGGCAACTTCAGTCTCTTAAAGTCAGTCCCAGGTACGGCCTGGGCAACCTGGCCGAGGTAAGATCCTTTAAAAACGGGGTCTCCATAGTATTTCAGGATTTTTCCATATTTGGGGACAAAAAAATCCGGTTAACAAATGAAGAAGATAAAAGACCCCCTCTGATAGGATTTACCACCTGTCTTTCAGGCGTCAGGCATATTTTTTATGACAGCCCCAGGATTCCCATGGGAGACGGGCTTTCTGCCATAGAGTTTGACGGGCACAAAGAATCCGCTCTTTTCATGGAAGTGACGCCCAACACACCCATCCGGATACTGACGGTATGTGTCGATACGGTTGCATTTGAAGCGTTAACAGGAAAGCGCAGCAAAGACCTGGTGGAATCCTTGGACCTTCTTGACAGAAAGACAGATAAGCAAAGCAACCCCAAACAAGCCCAATACATTGATTTTTCACAAAGAACTTGCGCATATCAGGCGTTTACCTCGTTTAGGAATAATCCGGATGACACCCTGTTTCTGGAGGCCAAGGCACTGGAACTGGTTGCGTTGCAACTCAATCAGCTGGCGCTTTTAACAGGCAAAGCACCCCGGCCCCGGGCGGGTGATCATCATATGGAGAAGATTATCCATGCCGGTGAAATTTTAAAACAAGAGATGGCTGAGCCGCCCGGCGCCCGCGACCTTGCTTATAGGGTGGGCCTTAACCACAACCAGCTGGTTCACGGATTCAGGGAAGTGTTTGGCACCGGTCCATTCGAATACCTGCGTGCCATCCGCCTTCAAAAAGCACGAACCCTGATTGCCGGCCATGAATGCAATGTAACACAGGCGGCTGCCGGCGTAGGCTACTCAAGTCTCAGTCATTTCAGCAAAGCCTTTAAGGAAACCTTTGGTATAAATCCCAAGGCATTTGCAAAGAAAGGCAAGGGTGCCCGAAGAAACTTCCCGGATCTGCTCACGGAGGAATAACCCGGTGAAGGAAAGCCAATGGGGGATCTGAAAAAAACCCGAGCCAAAATTGCTGCAGCCATTCAGATCCCTTTTGTTCTTTAAGGCTTTTTCAAGTAACGGGTTTTAAGGTTATATCCGACGATAAAGCGGCCGCCTGATCTTTTGGGCAGCGTTTTTAACAGTGCCTCGGCAATTTTTTCGGCATCATTCCCGCCGGCGGACAATTTGGTTGCCTGTTTATCGAAAAAGGAGAGGTATGATTTCATCTCTTCAAGGTCCTTTTTTTTCGACAGCGGTCCATGCCCCGGAATAATGTGATCCACATCCATCGCATGAATCGTATCAAGTGTCTGTGCCCAGCCAGGCAGATCTCCTTCGCCAAGGTAGGGATGAAAATCGGTAAACAGGATATCTCCGGCAAAAAGGACCTTTTGTTCCTGAACGGCAACGACAATCGAACCTGCCGTATGGGATGCAACATCGTTATAAATCAATTTCACCGTAACGTCCCCAAGGTCAATGACCATTTCACTTTCAAATGAGACATAAGGCACTTTAACCTTTGTACCGGCCCAAAAATCCTCCGGCAGGCCGAACATCGTCGGATTTTTAAGCATGTTGTCTTTGTTTTTGATAATGGACTCCCGACACCTGGCATGTCCAATCACCGTTGCCCCGATGTCGGTGAAAACACAATTTCCCAGCGCATGATCCAGGTGATAATGCGTATTGACCACATACCTGATGGGTTTATCGGTAATGGTACGAATATCCGCTAAAAACTGCTCTGCTTCCCGGGCTGATGTCAGTGTGTCAACGACCAGCACAGCGTCTTTCCCGACTACAATTCCGGCATTTGCTGAAAATGCATGCCCCGGTGTTCCTTCAGGGATACCTACATAGGAATAGACGGAATCGCTGATTTTTTTTAGCGCCGCGCCCGTTTGGCCCATTGCAGGTTGAGTTGAGTCTTTTTCAATAGCAGCCGCTGACGCACTGGGTTGAATCAGTGAATTAAACAGCAGGTACGCAGGTCCTCCAATGGTTGCCAATTTCAAAACCTGTCGTCTATCCATTTCCATTCTCTGTTTTCCTCCTGACATTTCTTTCATTGAACGCATCACTTTAGAATCGAATTCTTTTGACCGGACACAAACTATTTTCTAAGCACCTATCATGTGGTTCGAATGTAGTCAAATGATACTTTGGAGTGAACAGGATGTTTCTTAAAACCGGGGCTTTTATCCATGAAAGTGCCCCCCCTAAGGCAGAGTATGATGGGTATGGGTTTAGGGTCGCCAAACTAACCAATTGAGATATTAGGATTTGACGATATTTCGCTTAAAGCCTAAGAATGTGCTGAAAAATCCTTGAAACCCGGGTAATATCTTTAGATTGAACGCCACATTGCTTGAAATGTGGCTCCCAGTCCGCAAATATTTCAGTGATGTCCGTTAAAATATTTTGGGCGCTGGATGGGGTTAAACCAAAAGCAGCAACATTGCTTAACGCGTTTTTCAGGGTTGCAGCCCTGCCCTGTGTGCCGACGCCCAAGGCTAAATTGTATGCGTTATGCGCAAACCGGCAAGGCACGATGTCATAAGCAGGCGTAAGTACTATATGATCACGCTGAACAAAAAAAGCATGGTTCTTGGGATGATCATCCGTATTTGCACAACAGATATTCACGGCCATCCGTCTAAATATCTGCTCCCCCATATTCACGGCGCCATAACGCCGGGCAGAATCAGCCATGGTTTGATAACTGCCCCAATCCTGGTCTTCCATCCAGTCATTTAAAGTAAAACCGGAAATAATATGCAACGGCTCCCCATCGCTGGATTTATCGAACCGTTTAACCAGTAGGATGTTTATGTCTTCATGCTTAACAATCTTTGTTTGAGCTACATTCACACCGCATTTGGCAGCCA is a genomic window of uncultured Desulfobacter sp. containing:
- a CDS encoding class I SAM-dependent methyltransferase, whose translation is MPKGVKTKVDMGGVSETLLLTVYFRAKESARNDGIITDTFAQDWVGKMIYNFEKFDKDRLSVVGVAVRTEILDEIVSRFLKENPEGVIVNIGAGLCTRFQRLDNGSVTWFELDVPQALDLRKKFVSACPPRYRYIEKSVFDYTWLDEVAGVAGEKNGNVLIVAEGVLMYFEENQIKELFGLIKARFPKAEVVTDTMPKFSTKVSIKHHKSVSQTNARFKWGVGKISELYDWNLGIDMIKEYSHFNRHTKRWGLVGLLRFTPLGKRWARLIHFRFKHGKPEKNS
- a CDS encoding TonB-dependent receptor, which produces MKKSLHKGLHIIMILALAMLLVPEAFCESQKDETQKTESLETITVTARKAEESAKDVPFSLTVIGGTELENRRLKSFEDALRQTPGVEIVTYGALNTDIIRIRGVGSLYQIGQDDTSVLINLDGVPQSLGMATMSVMDIERVEVMKGPQGTLMGRNSEAGAVNIITKKPTRHAQGYIKGEYGTENSFDLEAAASGPMTETLSVRLAAKYAGYDNQVEYYSTGEPISEPRDAAVRGVLLWEPTDKTEATLTLGYEEKNDRTEAMLLAPYDDEQIIDMPEGSLEANRDSQRATLNVTHELSNMIFTSVTGYTQMDSTEDRLLYDKFLANALLGMDVTEGDKTLREQSASTFYQELRVSSRPKDEVFWVTGVNVYHSDRDLTHSYDNEHAINYMAMNGIIDSNFKTTDYAIFGEITYPVTSRLKLTGGLRYTWDKKEYESDWTPADTNPYAAYYGPASDSDERDSSFITGRASVSYAVTDNANTYFTYARGYKAQAYQDFATGYIYTGEHDDLVVDAAKINSYELGMKLETANKKAGVNLALFFNDIKDDHVTYLDLTTMSNMVDNNDTETKGIELEGFWKPGNGFAVTLGGGYTDARITGVPATSVDVREGNDVPCAPNWNATASIFYTLALPPFWGIMSPSFYTSVTNRYVGERKGDAANSFEFDAYNKLDLRLGIMSEHLEVYLWADNLLDEIYDLYGHNLGTSVIDGSDVIIGGASRGCVLGVGIAYYF
- a CDS encoding AraC family transcriptional regulator, with translation MMSIYIYMQEITDGSFCWEHGQLQSLKVSPRYGLGNLAEVRSFKNGVSIVFQDFSIFGDKKIRLTNEEDKRPPLIGFTTCLSGVRHIFYDSPRIPMGDGLSAIEFDGHKESALFMEVTPNTPIRILTVCVDTVAFEALTGKRSKDLVESLDLLDRKTDKQSNPKQAQYIDFSQRTCAYQAFTSFRNNPDDTLFLEAKALELVALQLNQLALLTGKAPRPRAGDHHMEKIIHAGEILKQEMAEPPGARDLAYRVGLNHNQLVHGFREVFGTGPFEYLRAIRLQKARTLIAGHECNVTQAAAGVGYSSLSHFSKAFKETFGINPKAFAKKGKGARRNFPDLLTEE
- a CDS encoding MBL fold metallo-hydrolase, which gives rise to MEMDRRQVLKLATIGGPAYLLFNSLIQPSASAAAIEKDSTQPAMGQTGAALKKISDSVYSYVGIPEGTPGHAFSANAGIVVGKDAVLVVDTLTSAREAEQFLADIRTITDKPIRYVVNTHYHLDHALGNCVFTDIGATVIGHARCRESIIKNKDNMLKNPTMFGLPEDFWAGTKVKVPYVSFESEMVIDLGDVTVKLIYNDVASHTAGSIVVAVQEQKVLFAGDILFTDFHPYLGEGDLPGWAQTLDTIHAMDVDHIIPGHGPLSKKKDLEEMKSYLSFFDKQATKLSAGGNDAEKIAEALLKTLPKRSGGRFIVGYNLKTRYLKKP